The Aspergillus fumigatus Af293 chromosome 5, whole genome shotgun sequence nucleotide sequence CGTCGTCGGCGTCGATATCAGCGAGGGGATGCTGGAGGTTGCGCGGGGAAAGGCACAGCGGACCGGCTCGCGGGTTACCTTCTACCAGCATGATATCTCCAACTTGAGTGATTTGGATCTGAATCCAAATCCGGGAGGCCAAGACGACGGCGCAGGCCAGTTCGATCTGATCACTTGTGCGGCTGCCCTGGTGCTGCTCCCTGATCCGCTTGGAGCGATACGGAGCTGGGCGGAGCTGTTGAGGAACGGCGGCAAGTTGGTTACGGATGTGGCGGCTCGGGATGTACATGTCCCTGCGCGGATTTTTGAGTGGATTGGGCCGCAGCTTGGGCTGTCATTGCAGTGGGATCAGAGCTGGGTGAAGGGTGAGGAGTCGTTGGCTGGGTTGTTGACGGAGGCCGGATTGGAGGTCGAGAAGGTGTATGTGAGCCCTGTCTTCCAGGTAAAGGAGTACAGGGTTGAGCAGGCGGGGGAGCTGTTCGAGCAGGCGGTTTCGGGCCCTATGTTTCGGAATTTTGGGGTGGGGAGTGTCAGGGACAAGGCGAAGAGGTTGTTTGTCGAGAGGTTTGtggaagaagctggggaGGAGGGTGTGTTGGTGGACGAGGCCAAGATGTATATTGGTGTTGCTGTCAAGCGGTGACTGATGCCTGTGCTCTTTGAGAGTGTGACAACTACCGGTCCACATCCAACATCTGCTCACATACCCACCGTGCTGTCTGCGTATGGAGACTGCAGTATCTCTCATCCTCTTTTCCCCTGCCATCGGCTTCACACTTGGACGTAGACTTCCCGAGCGCCTCGAATATAACCAGCTGATCTCGCATATACTCGTCCACACAAGGCTGACGTCCCTCGGATGTACTCCGCAGTCTTGGGTCATACAACTCACGCACAAAATCATTCACGCACCTCTCTACCAGTTTGAGAGCTATACCCCTATCGTCTGTTGGTCGGCCCTTTCTGCCACCTGACTTTCTATGAGAATCCTCCCCGTGAGCGCCGAAAAGCGTATCTCGACCAAGCCTGAACCCATTCGATGTATGCGCCACAATGAGAATGTAGATATGTGAGTGGTGGTGCGTTCTTTCTGAGGTGTGCAGTCTGATAGGTACAATCTCATCGTTTTCGTATGTTCTGGCGAATGGAGAATCTGCCCTTGCTCGTTTGACTATCGAAGAAGGTAACTGTCGTAGTCGAGTGCGCAACACGCGCATGGTCTCATACTCGATGACTTGGCGGAGAGTTATAGACTGAGATGTACCGTCCGATATCTGCGAATTGCCCTTCTTTCGAGCTTCGTGCTGACCAGATCCACCGAACAAAAGCGTATCCGGTGCCAGAACCGTGACATCAACCTGCGTGATCTCGCCCCGCGGGTATCTGTCCAGATCGACTCGTGGAAACCCATACGGAGACTCCTCGTTTCTGTCCATCGAGTGAAGGACGAACGTCACCTTCCCCAGGCTAAACGGGCCAGTGGCCCatcctctcttctccagatgGACCGCGAGGGGCGGCAGCCCGACCCTGGCGAGATTCGGCACCAGGACCTGCGAGATGTAATCATACGACGGCGAAAAGGATACATTTGTCCCTCCTGTGATGCTCACACGGACGGGCTGTGGTTTTGGTTCGGCGACTGCTAAACAGCTGGCTGTATGGAGAATATACGGATACAAAGCCTGGAAGACCAGTGATATAGCCCCAGCCGTTCGAAGGCGGATGTCAATCTCTTGCTGTTGCCGAACGCAGGTCTCTGCGTCTGGGAGGGGGTGATATGTCAATGAAGACGAGCCCACTTCGGCGCCGGAGACGGCGCTCCCGCTGACGTCTGCCAGATACTTGATGGCTGCCAGGTGGGATGCCTTGAGACCCTTCTTGCCAGTGCGGTGGCCGCGGATGTGCTCGATGGTGATGGGTTGGCCCGTGATGGTGGACAGGGCCACCGCGATGCGCACGAGTTGACCTCCTCCTTCGAGGGTGCGGCCGTCAAGGTGAATCCT carries:
- a CDS encoding class I SAM-dependent methyltransferase, producing MYRGGRIPVITKCLHPTPPPTTIASIYNERSTTYDAAIFHHRLAEEYIRAAAPQPGAQVLDLACGTGLVTFLAEAQVGPTGTVVGVDISEGMLEVARGKAQRTGSRVTFYQHDISNLSDLDLNPNPGGQDDGAGQFDLITCAAALVLLPDPLGAIRSWAELLRNGGKLVTDVAARDVHVPARIFEWIGPQLGLSLQWDQSWVKGEESLAGLLTEAGLEVEKVYVSPVFQVKEYRVEQAGELFEQAVSGPMFRNFGVGSVRDKAKRLFVERFVEEAGEEGVLVDEAKMYIGVAVKR
- a CDS encoding putative RNA 3'-terminal phosphate cyclase, with product MSSSPTRRERIHLDGRTLEGGGQLVRIAVALSTITGQPITIEHIRGHRTGKKGLKASHLAAIKYLADVSGSAVSGAEVGSSSLTYHPLPDAETCVRQQQEIDIRLRTAGAISLVFQALYPYILHTASCLAVAEPKPQPVRVSITGGTNVSFSPSYDYISQVLVPNLARVGLPPLAVHLEKRGWATGPFSLGKVTFVLHSMDRNEESPYGFPRVDLDRYPRGEITQVDVTVLAPDTLLFGGSGQHEARKKGNSQISDGTSQSITLRQVIEYETMRVLRTRLRQLPSSIVKRARADSPFARTYENDEIVPIRLHTSERTHHHSHIYILIVAHTSNGFRLGRDTLFGAHGEDSHRKSGGRKGRPTDDRGIALKLVERCVNDFVRELYDPRLRSTSEGRQPCVDEYMRDQLVIFEALGKSTSKCEADGRGKEDERYCSLHTQTARWVCEQMLDVDR